The following are encoded in a window of Cryobacterium sp. CG_9.6 genomic DNA:
- a CDS encoding XRE family transcriptional regulator: MTGAFWDDVANDVHDPEFARAYASEAIRIRTIDAIVNALNDAAEAEGLTKAEISRAAGMQAAAVRRLLTASTVNPTVSTLVEVAATLGFRVTLEKMTKSERLEITEPMRAAA; this comes from the coding sequence ATGACCGGGGCATTTTGGGATGACGTCGCCAACGACGTACACGATCCCGAGTTCGCGCGCGCCTACGCCAGCGAAGCGATTCGCATCCGCACGATCGACGCGATCGTCAACGCACTGAATGATGCAGCGGAAGCCGAAGGGCTCACCAAGGCCGAGATCTCGCGTGCGGCAGGAATGCAAGCAGCTGCCGTGCGCCGGCTACTCACAGCCAGCACGGTCAACCCGACGGTGTCGACTCTTGTCGAGGTTGCGGCCACCCTCGGATTCCGGGTGACGCTTGAAAAGATGACGAAGTCCGAACGCCTCGAGATCACAGAACCGATGCGAGCCGCCGCCTGA